One window from the genome of Thalassospira xiamenensis M-5 = DSM 17429 encodes:
- a CDS encoding ABC transporter substrate-binding protein: MRKLIAGLVLGTALATAPMAAQAETPKNALVMAFAIDDLITLDPAGMFEFTALEYAGNTYDRLIGFDNDDVSKIYGVVAESWDVSEDGLTFTFKIRDGIKFASGNDLTAEDAAFSLQRVVLMDQSPAFILGQFGFTADNVKDRIRATDANTLVMEVDKPYAPSFVLYCLTSGVGAVVDKELVLEHEKDGDLGAEWMKTNYAGSGPFVLNKWTPGESLSLTANEDYWDGAPAMKRVIIRNVKEAASQQLLLQKGDIDIARNLEADQLASVKGDENIKLLSKGKGALWYLGLSQKNEFLSKPEVREALKYLVDYDGITETIMAGRAQTHQAFLPEGFLGAYNENPYSLDIEKAKSLLADAGLADGFKVTMDTRNTTAVMSMAQSIQATWAQAGINLEIIPGDNKQTLTKYRARQHDIYIGRWGPDYQDPHTNASTFAWNPDNSDDASAKPLAWRNSWNPGDMTAEVDKAILERDGEKRAAMYVDLQKKVLENGPFVIMFQETEIAAMRDNVNNFVLGPSFDNNYYRFVTKD, translated from the coding sequence ATGCGCAAACTGATCGCAGGGCTGGTTCTGGGAACCGCACTGGCTACCGCACCAATGGCGGCACAGGCAGAAACACCGAAAAACGCCCTCGTCATGGCATTTGCCATCGACGACCTCATCACACTCGATCCGGCCGGGATGTTCGAATTTACTGCCTTGGAATATGCTGGCAACACATATGACCGCCTGATTGGCTTTGATAATGACGACGTCTCGAAAATTTATGGTGTCGTCGCCGAAAGCTGGGACGTCTCCGAAGACGGCCTGACCTTTACCTTCAAGATTCGCGACGGCATCAAATTCGCATCGGGCAACGACCTGACCGCCGAAGACGCCGCTTTCTCGCTGCAACGTGTCGTCCTGATGGATCAGTCCCCGGCCTTCATTCTCGGCCAGTTCGGCTTTACCGCCGACAACGTCAAGGACAGGATTCGCGCGACCGACGCAAACACGCTGGTCATGGAAGTCGATAAGCCCTATGCGCCTAGCTTCGTGCTATACTGCCTGACCTCGGGCGTGGGCGCTGTTGTCGACAAGGAACTCGTCCTTGAACATGAAAAGGACGGCGACCTTGGCGCAGAATGGATGAAAACCAACTATGCCGGTTCCGGTCCGTTTGTCCTGAACAAATGGACCCCGGGCGAAAGCCTTAGCCTGACGGCGAACGAGGATTACTGGGACGGCGCACCAGCCATGAAGCGCGTCATCATCCGCAACGTCAAGGAAGCCGCTTCCCAGCAGCTCCTGTTGCAGAAAGGTGATATCGACATTGCGCGTAACCTCGAAGCCGATCAGCTTGCCTCGGTCAAGGGTGACGAAAACATCAAGCTGCTGTCCAAAGGCAAAGGCGCACTCTGGTATCTTGGCCTGTCACAGAAAAACGAATTCCTGTCCAAACCGGAAGTTCGCGAAGCGCTTAAATATCTCGTCGATTATGATGGCATTACCGAAACCATCATGGCGGGCCGCGCCCAGACCCATCAGGCATTCCTGCCCGAAGGTTTCCTTGGTGCCTATAACGAAAACCCCTACTCGCTTGATATCGAAAAGGCCAAGTCGCTGCTTGCCGACGCTGGCCTTGCCGATGGCTTCAAAGTGACCATGGATACGCGCAACACCACGGCAGTGATGTCGATGGCGCAGTCGATCCAGGCGACCTGGGCACAGGCAGGTATCAATCTGGAAATCATTCCGGGTGATAACAAACAGACCCTGACCAAATACCGCGCCCGCCAGCACGATATCTATATCGGTCGCTGGGGCCCGGATTATCAGGATCCGCACACCAACGCCTCCACCTTCGCGTGGAACCCCGACAATTCCGACGATGCATCGGCCAAGCCGCTTGCATGGCGTAACTCCTGGAACCCGGGTGACATGACCGCCGAGGTCGACAAGGCCATTCTTGAACGTGACGGCGAAAAACGTGCTGCAATGTATGTGGACCTTCAGAAAAAGGTTCTCGAAAACGGCCCGTTCGTAATCATGTTCCAGGAAACCGAAATCGCCGCGATGCGGGACAATGTGAACAATTTCGTCCTCGGTCCGTCGTTCGATAACAACTATTATCGTTTTGTCACCAAGGACTAG
- a CDS encoding response regulator gives MSAKIDFSKISFLVVDGDKISAQVVFDTLSYLGATAVQRVRSPNDAFEVLRTQQIDIIVTEWRLRGMDGLEFLDVLRNSVNSPNRFIPVIMLTAHSEQRYVTTARDLGITEFLAKPFNAKALYSRLVSVITRPRHFVNTGTYFGPDRRRRQVAFDGPDRRSPDD, from the coding sequence ATGAGCGCAAAGATCGATTTCAGTAAAATCAGTTTTCTGGTCGTCGATGGCGACAAGATTTCGGCCCAGGTAGTTTTCGATACACTTTCGTATCTTGGTGCGACAGCCGTGCAGCGTGTCCGCTCCCCGAACGATGCGTTCGAGGTTCTCCGGACCCAGCAGATTGATATCATCGTCACCGAATGGCGTCTGCGCGGGATGGATGGCCTTGAATTCCTTGATGTTCTCAGGAATTCGGTCAATTCGCCCAACCGGTTCATTCCGGTAATCATGTTGACAGCACATTCGGAGCAGCGATACGTCACCACTGCGCGTGACCTCGGCATCACGGAATTTCTTGCCAAACCGTTCAATGCCAAGGCACTTTATAGCAGACTGGTATCGGTCATCACCCGTCCGCGGCATTTCGTCAATACCGGCACCTATTTCGGGCCGGATCGCCGCCGCAGACAGGTCGCCTTCGACGGCCCCGACAGACGGAGCCCCGATGATTAA
- a CDS encoding deoxycytidylate deaminase, which translates to MSKWHHRFLGLASHIAEWSKDRSTQVGAVVIGPKKEIRAVGYNGFPRGVDDNVESRHQRPEKYAYTEHAERNAIYNASYTGTSLDGCALYVTHFPCCDCARAIIQAGIAEVFVDKSKLTADFLERWQQDMTISTEMFGEAGVAVQVIDEEGTTEPLPDTVPDHS; encoded by the coding sequence ATGAGCAAATGGCATCATCGCTTCCTGGGACTGGCATCCCATATTGCCGAATGGTCAAAAGACCGTAGCACCCAGGTCGGCGCGGTTGTCATTGGCCCGAAAAAAGAAATTCGCGCCGTTGGCTATAACGGGTTTCCCCGCGGCGTCGATGACAATGTCGAAAGCCGCCATCAACGCCCGGAAAAATACGCCTATACCGAACATGCCGAACGCAATGCGATCTATAATGCCAGCTACACCGGCACATCGCTTGATGGCTGCGCGCTTTATGTCACCCATTTCCCCTGCTGTGACTGCGCGCGCGCCATCATTCAGGCTGGCATCGCCGAAGTATTTGTCGATAAAAGCAAACTGACCGCCGATTTTCTCGAACGCTGGCAGCAGGACATGACCATCTCGACCGAAATGTTTGGCGAGGCGGGCGTGGCCGTTCAGGTCATTGACGAAGAAGGCACAACCGAACCCCTGCCCGACACCGTTCCCGATCATTCCTGA
- the pyk gene encoding pyruvate kinase, with protein sequence MRRQRKAKIIATLGPASSHPETLEKIVRAGVDVFRLNFSHGEHAEHQARFETIREVEAKLGRPIGVLMDLQGPKIRCGTFADEKIELEAGATFHFDMDKKPGDKTRVSLPHPEVFAALKPGANLLLDDGKLRMRVEKCDSKSAECTVITGGPLSNRKGVNLPDVMLPMSPLTDKDRIDLDYGLEMGVDFVALSFVQRPEDVAEARKIINGRAAIVSKLEKPQAIEHLDEIVALSDIIMVARGDLGVECPPEDVPILQKRIIKACREAGKPVIVATQMLDSMVSNPAPTRAEASDVATAIYDGADAVMLSAESAVGKYPIETVSIMDRIMIRVEQDELYYRLRDANRPDPEHNAPDAISAAARQVAGTIGAKAVVTYTTSGSTSLRAARERPEVPILGLTPKIQTARRMTLCWGVHAVFTRDATNFAEMVGIACEVAKREEFAAAGDSLVITAGVPFGTPGATNILRIAWLSAKN encoded by the coding sequence ATGCGCCGACAACGTAAGGCGAAGATCATCGCAACCCTGGGGCCAGCGAGCTCTCATCCGGAAACTCTGGAAAAGATCGTAAGGGCGGGTGTTGATGTATTCCGGCTGAATTTCTCGCATGGTGAACATGCAGAGCATCAGGCGCGTTTTGAAACAATCCGTGAAGTCGAGGCCAAGCTTGGCCGTCCGATTGGCGTGCTGATGGATTTGCAGGGGCCAAAGATCCGCTGCGGTACCTTTGCCGACGAAAAGATCGAACTTGAAGCCGGTGCGACCTTCCATTTCGATATGGACAAGAAACCGGGGGATAAAACCCGCGTTTCATTGCCCCATCCCGAAGTTTTTGCCGCACTCAAGCCCGGTGCGAACCTGTTGCTTGACGATGGCAAGCTGCGTATGCGGGTGGAAAAATGCGATAGCAAATCAGCCGAGTGCACCGTTATCACCGGTGGGCCGCTGTCGAACCGCAAGGGCGTTAACCTGCCCGACGTGATGCTGCCGATGTCGCCCCTGACCGACAAGGATCGTATTGATCTGGATTACGGTCTTGAGATGGGCGTTGATTTCGTCGCACTTTCATTCGTCCAGCGTCCCGAAGATGTTGCCGAGGCGCGCAAGATCATCAATGGTCGTGCGGCAATCGTTTCCAAACTGGAAAAGCCGCAGGCGATTGAGCATCTTGATGAAATCGTGGCACTTTCGGACATCATCATGGTCGCACGTGGCGATCTGGGTGTTGAATGCCCGCCGGAAGATGTTCCGATCCTGCAGAAACGCATCATCAAGGCGTGCCGCGAAGCTGGCAAGCCGGTGATTGTTGCGACCCAGATGCTGGATTCGATGGTCAGCAACCCGGCCCCGACCCGTGCCGAAGCATCCGACGTTGCGACCGCCATTTATGACGGTGCCGATGCGGTGATGCTGTCAGCCGAAAGTGCGGTGGGCAAATATCCGATTGAAACCGTCAGCATCATGGACCGGATCATGATCCGGGTGGAGCAGGACGAGCTTTATTATCGTCTGCGCGATGCCAACCGTCCGGATCCCGAGCATAATGCGCCGGATGCGATCAGTGCTGCAGCCCGTCAGGTTGCCGGAACGATTGGTGCCAAGGCGGTCGTGACTTATACCACGTCGGGTTCAACGTCGCTTCGTGCGGCGCGTGAACGCCCGGAAGTCCCCATCCTTGGACTGACGCCGAAAATCCAGACGGCACGCCGGATGACGTTGTGCTGGGGCGTGCATGCGGTCTTTACCCGTGATGCGACCAACTTTGCCGAGATGGTCGGCATTGCCTGCGAGGTGGCCAAACGTGAAGAGTTTGCTGCGGCTGGGGATTCGCTGGTGATTACCGCAGGTGTCCCGTTTGGGACCCCGGGGGCGACCAATATCCTGCGCATTGCGTGGTTGTCCGCGAAAAACTGA
- a CDS encoding DUF2336 domain-containing protein: protein MLNWMFNRQKSKDDGALDDKSAAKLRDLAETVRSIAPDEFGAAEQANSRAPRIPRKKDSDGQLAQSGLDYAARLSADLADDDEDEDGQPDFDSDVRMDVARRLRRHLNDLSPSERLDMVEEFVTAIGNMADCYRPQVIALIEQELSHTPYMTRQAAMRLRQDIAAIGRVSLGEYVELLSDADFLDILRGRGEFVQTAAEKLEAEQEAAAQARLARDRSEKGGLLNRLLSSDDAPRNVVALTPKFGSRKEAASKTPHDEMADGRNKISRQAQRRVAHFILASLFDTLVERGRMRAEVARAMRQLVRQRIEKAKFESRIVSRTAPVPVEHEFDDVMHDDAGEQGGPVEPVTIDHYILDALSRNEDALVVQSLAHYAQMPAAIVSKILDSGSARAITALAWRAGMSAPSAVVLQMSAAIPEDSIERPAAGGRYAMASTDMDWYIDFFNELQPSGPRGRAAGTTAAASPHDSEKSGRTRRLPHERPQGPKGE, encoded by the coding sequence ATGCTGAACTGGATGTTCAATCGGCAGAAATCGAAGGATGACGGCGCGCTTGACGACAAGTCGGCGGCGAAACTTCGTGATCTGGCGGAAACGGTCCGGAGCATCGCGCCAGACGAGTTTGGCGCGGCCGAACAGGCAAATTCGCGTGCCCCCCGTATCCCGCGTAAAAAAGATTCCGATGGTCAACTGGCGCAAAGTGGCCTTGATTATGCCGCGCGCCTGTCGGCCGACCTTGCCGATGATGACGAAGATGAAGACGGCCAGCCGGATTTTGACAGCGACGTCCGCATGGATGTTGCGCGCCGCCTGCGCCGTCATCTGAATGATCTTAGCCCGTCCGAACGCCTTGATATGGTCGAGGAATTCGTAACGGCGATCGGCAATATGGCCGATTGTTATCGTCCGCAGGTCATTGCCCTGATCGAGCAGGAACTGAGCCATACACCTTATATGACACGCCAGGCCGCGATGCGTTTGCGTCAGGATATTGCGGCGATTGGCCGGGTGTCGCTTGGCGAATATGTCGAACTTTTAAGCGATGCCGATTTCCTTGATATTCTGCGTGGGCGTGGCGAGTTTGTGCAAACAGCCGCCGAAAAGCTGGAAGCCGAACAGGAGGCCGCGGCACAGGCACGTCTGGCACGGGATCGTTCGGAAAAGGGCGGGTTGCTTAACCGGTTGCTGTCATCGGATGACGCGCCGCGCAATGTGGTGGCCCTGACCCCGAAATTCGGCAGCAGGAAAGAAGCCGCCAGCAAGACGCCACATGATGAAATGGCGGATGGTCGCAACAAGATTTCCCGTCAGGCGCAGCGCCGTGTGGCGCATTTCATTCTGGCATCGTTGTTCGACACGCTGGTCGAACGCGGTCGCATGCGGGCCGAAGTGGCACGGGCCATGCGCCAATTAGTGCGCCAGCGTATTGAAAAAGCAAAGTTCGAGAGTCGCATTGTAAGCCGCACGGCACCGGTTCCGGTGGAACATGAGTTTGACGATGTGATGCATGACGATGCTGGCGAGCAGGGCGGACCGGTCGAGCCGGTCACCATTGATCATTACATTCTTGATGCGTTGTCGCGTAACGAAGACGCGCTGGTGGTTCAGAGCCTTGCGCATTATGCGCAGATGCCTGCTGCAATCGTTTCCAAAATCCTTGATTCGGGAAGTGCGCGCGCCATTACCGCCCTGGCCTGGCGCGCGGGTATGAGTGCCCCGTCGGCGGTTGTCCTTCAGATGAGCGCTGCGATCCCCGAAGACAGCATCGAGCGCCCGGCGGCGGGTGGCCGTTATGCCATGGCATCAACGGATATGGATTGGTATATCGATTTCTTTAACGAGCTTCAGCCTTCCGGACCGCGTGGTCGTGCGGCGGGTACGACGGCTGCGGCATCGCCGCACGATTCCGAAAAGTCTGGTCGTACACGCCGCTTGCCGCATGAACGACCCCAGGGGCCGAAGGGAGAGTAA
- a CDS encoding ribbon-helix-helix domain-containing protein — protein sequence MCQIYSGTNPELYQSVSRSLRINGVVTSVRLEQRFWQILDEIAAGEGFSTPQFLGKLHDEVVSQRGDIPNFASLLRVVCTVYLEHQAGLATHPETTKPASRLAG from the coding sequence ATGTGTCAGATCTATTCCGGCACCAACCCCGAACTCTATCAGTCCGTCAGTCGATCTTTGCGCATCAATGGCGTTGTAACCAGTGTCCGCCTTGAACAGCGATTCTGGCAGATTCTTGATGAAATCGCCGCGGGCGAAGGCTTCAGCACCCCGCAATTTCTTGGCAAACTGCATGATGAAGTTGTCAGCCAGCGCGGCGATATTCCCAATTTCGCATCGCTTCTGCGCGTCGTCTGCACGGTTTATCTGGAACATCAGGCAGGCTTGGCCACGCACCCGGAAACAACAAAACCCGCCAGTCGTCTGGCGGGCTGA